The following are encoded together in the Plasmodium vinckei vinckei genome assembly, chromosome: PVVCY_12 genome:
- a CDS encoding glycosyltransferase family 28 protein, putative — MYLFVTVGSYKFDELIEYVDNKEFHLFLKKNGFTKLTIQIGNSNYIPKLIYNYKNTNSTLLQKVKYFRYKNNISKYYDKANLILSHAGVGTTFECLRKNKKILIVPNIKLMDNHQMEFAHFMSTSNYLEICDNLLNLKQSILTCLKTDKYEKLPNPQTDKFISDLKDLINF, encoded by the coding sequence ATGTACTTATTTGTTACAGTTGGTTCTTATAAATTTGATGAGTTAATTGAATATGTTgataataaagaatttcacttatttttaaaaaaaaatggttttacaaaattaacTATACAAATCGGAAACTCTAATTATATACctaaattaatatacaattacaaaaatacaaattcaactttattacaaaaagtaaaatattttcgatataaaaataatattagtaaatattatgataaaGCTAATCTGATTTTAAGCCATGCAGGTGTAGGAACAACATTTGAATgtttaagaaaaaataaaaaaattttaattgtcccaaatataaaattaatggaTAATCATCAAATGGAATTTGCTCATTTTATGTCTACttcaaattatttagaaatatgtgataatttattaaatttaaaacaaaGTATTTTGACATGCTTAAAGACagataaatatgaaaaactCCCAAACCCTCAAACAGATAAATTCATATCTGATTTAAAAGATCTCATAAATTTCTAG